One window of Papaver somniferum cultivar HN1 chromosome 9, ASM357369v1, whole genome shotgun sequence genomic DNA carries:
- the LOC113308382 gene encoding osmotin-like protein, which translates to MASSSASTLSLLILSITFFLSLNLITTQTQASDMILTVVNNCPFTIWPAIQPNSGHPVLEKGGFALHTLSHKSFAAPAQHWSGRIWARTGCTYTHTGQFSCATGGCGGKLECDGLGGAAPATLAQFTLHHGHSDLSSYSVSLVDGFNLPMTLTPHEGRGTCPVVGCKADLLSTCPEKLKMRCPAGHGPVVGCMSGCEAVGSDQMCCRNHYNSPQTCKETEFSLFFKHACPATFTYAHDSPSLSHDCSAPRELKVIFCH; encoded by the coding sequence ATGGCTTCCTCTTCCGCCTCCACTTTGTCACTCTTAATCTTATCCATCACCTTCTTCCTTTCTCTTAACCTAATCACCACCCAAACCCAAGCAAGTGACATGATCTTAACAGTAGTAAACAATTGTCCCTTCACAATTTGGCCAGCCATTCAACCCAACTCTGGTCATCCAGTTCTTGAAAAAGGTGGATTCGCCCTTCATACCTTATCTCACAAATCGTTCGCAGCTCCAGCACAACACTGGTCTGGTCGTATTTGGGCTAGAACAGGTTGTACTTACACCCATACTGGTCAGTTCTCGTGTGCCACCGGTGGTTGTGGGGGTAAACTTGAATGTGATGGTTTAGGTGGTGCTGCACCAGCAACCCTAGCTCAGTTCACATTACATCATGGTCACAGCGATCTATCTTCATACTCGGTTAGTCTTGTTGATGGATTCAACTTGCCAATGACTCTAACACCACATGAAGGCAGAGGTACTTGTCCAGTTGTTGGATGTAAGGCTGATCTACTGTCCACGTGTCCTGAGAAGCTGAAGATGAGATGTCCAGCTGGTCATGGACCTGTTGTTGGATGTATGAGTGGGTGTGAAGCTGTTGGTTCAGATCAGATGTGTTGTAGGAATCATTACAACAGCCCACAGACTTGCAAGGAGACTGAGTTCAGCTTGTTTTTCAAGCATGCTTGTCCTGCCACTTTCACTTATGCACATGATAGTCCTTCTCTTAGCCATGACTGTTCTGCTCCTCGTGAACTTAAAGTCATTTTCTGTCATTGA